CTCACCACCTCCCACCCGAAAGGATCCGCCCCATCCGAAACGAACACGTCGCGGTCACCGTCCTCGTGCTCCTCGTccgcatcgtcatcctcctcgttGTTTCCGTCTTCGTAGCAGCACCCGACGCAGCCGGCGTCGCGGAAGTACGCCGTGTACATCTCCTTGCGCGACGGCGCCGTCGGCGTCGTCGACGCCGCGGCCGGCACCGGCGGCGACCGCTGCGACGACGGCCTGGACGGCGACACCTCCGCGGCGCGAGACGACGGATCCAGCTCCAAAGGCTTCGTGGTCGTGGAGACGGCAACGGCGGCGGCTGTGGACGAGCGCAGGCGCCAGaggcccgcggcggcggcggcaaggactGCGGCGAGACAGGTCCACGCGGCGGCGCCTGTGACCGCGGAGGCCGCTTCCGGGATCGGGAGGGAGTAGAGGCGGAACGCGACGGCCTCCAAGGGGTGCTCCAGGAGGtccatcgatcgatcgatctcGCCGGCGAGCTGTGCGCTTCTCTCGGTCGGTTGCTTTGGACACTTGTCTGCTGCTCTGTCTGGCCGGGTTTGGTAAGTGGAGTTGGGAGAGGAAGGGACGATGAGGTATTTAATGGCGGAGAGGTGTGGGAGGGGGCGTTGATTGAATCTGGGCCGTTGGATGCTGAGATCACGAGCGCATCAAAACGGGAACATTCTGGGTATCGGAGGTTATCCGGGAGATTTGCTGCGATGGGATGCCGGATTTGCATTTTGTTTTTCAACGTCTTTATTTTCTTCATTCCGTGCTATACTAGTTTTAACTTTTAAGGCCTACCTACCATGAGAAATACTGCTATGTGCACATAGAAAACATGTGGAATAGTATTGTCTTGTCTATATCTCCTATATTTCATCCATTGGAACAACTGTCTTTTAATTTCATCAGGTAGAGGAACCCCTCCTGtttcataaaaaatatatatctctaatatttcaggtgcctgaattttaaaataattttagaCAGCATTCTTGTACCACCAACCAGTACAAGTAAATTGTTACTTCTGTGATTTGCTATTTGTCTTTGTACCATAACTATCAAAATTTTGTCCTTGTCTGACTATAAaaataattgtaaattgttaattgtctttATACCAACACAAATCAGATTTTATCGTATTTATGGTTTTGTCTAACGAATTTTTTTATTCTCGGAACCAAAAATTGTATATTGTGCCTACAAAGATTACAGTGAACTAAAGCtgtaattttaattttaaaattttaatataaaatatatacaACAATCGTCACTAGAAAGGAAATTAAAATTCAGGTACATGAATTTTAGCAAGTTATATTTAAAAAAACGGATGGAAGAGGTGTCGATTAGTTATATCAATAAAGAAAAAGACTTCGGCCATGCAAACAATGGCTCGAGATGAGTGATTACAATGAAAACAGGTACATATAATTATATGAATATTTTCTTTCTTGCAGCCTACAAAGAGATACTACAGCGAAAGCAATTCACTGTGGGGAAGCAGCTCACCATGGACTAAGAATTGAATCTCCCTTCTCCCTCCATAATATTATTTTCACGCCATGAATTGTTTGGCAAAATTATTTGTACTATTGAAAGAATTATTGTACTTCTAGTACAGTTGTATAAACTTTGAAAAAGATTTACAAAACAGTCGTTGAATCTCCCTTTTCTCCTGTGTGTTTTTTTTCTTGTCGatctcccttctctctctgcAAATTTTCTTGTCAACTCTTGAATTTTTCGAAACATGTACTACTAAAACAATTATTGTTAGCCCTATAACACTTATATAGTTGGGACTTGGGACAGTTCCCTGCTTCTTCCGTCGTGAGTTCCACTTTGGGTTGTGGCCAAAATTGGCCGGTctcagagcatctccaagaggctCTTTATATCTTCTCGAGTttataggaatagagattttggtgataaACTACCCTCCAACAACCTCTTCAATTGGATTTCTAAATGTAGACATTCTCTATTtcggatttctcgctagccaaagatagaGAGCGAGAATGGCTCTCTGCAGTaggcacaagatatagaaaagttgTTGGAGAGTACAAAGATAtatgccccgttcgcttgtcttaaaaatggtttgtttggcttctttttttttcagccggaacattgtttttctctcataacaattcagccggaacagtgtttttcagctagttttagccaagtttcagaccagcgaacggggccatagaaaACAATTTTGACTCAAATGActctctaaatgatgatttatagACTAGATTTTAGAAAGGCTCTCGGAGGTGTGAAGCCTTGTTGGATCGACGAGAGGAGGCTTTTTAACCTAGGCTGACAAATATTGCCTACTCACTACATGTCAAAACAAATAAACTTCTAAATTTATGTTAAATCaaattatttgaattttgaaaaataataataaaatggcATCATTATATTGGACACTAAATTGACACTAAATTGACATATATGCAACATGAAATATCTTTTTCTCAATATACTTATTTGTTGTTATAGATCTTACTATTCCCTATAAAATTTATTAAACTCAAGAATTCAAGATAGTTTGACTTTGGGTAACCCTAGGAGTTGATTTGTTTTAAGACGGAGGAAGTATATTATGTTAACAAATATCATGTGTGTTAATTATTTTTTATGCACAACGAGGTAGCTCCCAACAACTTTAGAGTCGACTTCAAAAAGAAAGCGAGGAAAGCGGTTTGGAGTTCAGAGGCTCGGAGATTAGCAGGCTTTATATGATGCCCTTATCAATTTTGGGAGCCGCCACGGTCAAGTCGGTGCGGTGCCGGTCCGGTCCGGATGGTGATGTCTTTAGAAGTATTCTCTTGCGGCGAGGCGAGAATAGCGAGATGGGGCGGGGACGATGACGACTTGCAAGTGACGGGGCAACTGGAACATGCGCACGGACGGTTCGTTGTGTGGTTGGAAGCAGCCCAAGCAGCGCAGGCATTACCTCGACAGATGGATGCGCCGACTGTGGAGCACAATTCTGACTGCTGGATGATACATTTTCCAGGGGGCCTGGGAAGATAGAAAACAGCAGCAGTATGTATAGGGGGTAAGTTTCAGTTTCAGACGTGCGTACGTGCCTTGTAAAACTGCGTTCCATCGTTACGTAGCGTGTCCGTTAGGATTTGCTGAATTCGGCCTGTGGTGTCGAGGTCAGAAATCTCCAGCTCCAGTGCGTGGCGTCTGATTGATTCAGAAATATGGCCCGCATACACGTTTCGCACGAACCACCTTGTCTATTTTTACTTACAAGGGAGAAAATTGGACATGTATGTAGTCTGCCACGTGCATATACAGAAATGGTTGGGTTCAACGAGCTACAACATCTGAGACTGCCGATCACACAAGCAGTACAACTGAAACTGACCATGACAAACAGGAAGAGGCGGGTCGATCAAACGAGCCAGAGTCGAATGATCGACAGACTGAAGGATCGAACAAATTGTCAGCTCTTAGATCACACTATAAATCCGGTACTAATACAGAGACGGATGCAGAGCATGGCCCAGAATCCCAAGTGCTGCCGTCCGGTCGCGAAGCTGACGAAGCGCGGAGGGGCGGCAGGCTCAGAGGCTCTGCAGGATCTTGAGCGTCTCGCCGATGTGCTTCTCGGGCTGGAACTGGTTGTTGTAGATGTACTGCACGACGCCCTGCTTGTCCAGCACGTACGTCTGCCGCCCGGGGAGCGTGCCGAACAGGTCGGCGGGGACGCCCCACTCCTTGCGCACGCGGTTCCCCTCGTCGCTCAGCAGCGTGAACGGCAGCCGGTACTTCTGCGCGAACGCCTTGTGCGACGCCGCGTCGTCGCCGCTGATGCCGATCACCTCAGCCCCGGCCTTCTTGAACTTCTCGTACGAGTCCCTGAATGCGCACGCCTGCATGCAGTATATAGTGCAGGATGGGTGGAGCTCAGATACAAACTTTCAGGCAATTTGCCAACTGCGACTTGCATACATCAGTTTCAGGGTGCCTTTGGTTGGGCTTCTGAGAgctgttttttcttcttcttcttcttctaaaaAGTCAAAAGTCAACTAAAGACATGGAAACCAGAAGCTGCTTTTAAAGCAGAAACAACTACTTTTGGGTCCGCCTTCCCTTGGGTGTGCTTGCTTCCATGTTCTACAAATTGCGAGGCTTTTGCCTTTGCAAGAAACAGATATGCCTTTGTTTCAGAGTTCCTTGATATTTTTTGGAGGCAACAAAACAGATGGTTTCAGAGTTTCTTGCTATTTCTTGGAGGCAACAAAACAGATGGTTTCAGAGTTTCAGTAAAGTATCGGCTCAGGCATTCGCGCAAGAAGCTGACCTGCTTTGTGCATCCGGGCGTCTCGTCGGCGGGATAGAAGTAGACGACGACGGGCTTGCCCTTGAACTTGTTCAGCGACACGGGCTTGCCGTTCTGGTCCTTGAGAGTGAAGTTCGGTGGCACGCTGCCCTTGCTGACCTGCAACCAAACCACGACTATCAAATTAATCAATCACAGCGAAATACGAATCCACCACCGGCGGACGTCACGGAAGATGCCCGCACGCACGCACGCCATTTCCACGGTGGGAGCTACGAGCCCACGTACCTTGCCGCAGACGATGCCCGTGGACGCCGCCGAGCGGCGCCAGCGCGGGGCCGGCGCGGCGGATGCGGGCGCCCGGAGGCCGCGGAACGCGGAGGTGGAGGGGGTGCAGAGGAGCGCCGCCTGCGCGCGGGCCGCCGAGCCGCGGGACGACGCCCGCGGCGCCAGCACCAGGGAAGGCTTGCAGCCGGCCGTAGCTGGCGTGAATGCCATGGCGGATGGAGCTTCAGGTGAggcctctgctgctgctgctgctgctctctagCTATGGCCCTATTGGCTTCTCCTTTCTGGTGCTACCACCGCTGGAGACAAACATCTTGCGATGGTTGGCTGATAGGGGAGGGGATATCAGGAATTCAGGATGAGATGCGAGGGGGGTTTTGTGCCGACGTGGCACACCTTGCTGCCCTTTGCTGCTGCTCGTGAAGTTTTTGGTTGTCCTGACCTTGTGGCTTGTGCCATGGCATCCAACCCCTTCTTCTAACCCATCAGCAAACATCTAATAAAACACACTTTTCCTATTAGTCCGATGCCAGAGTTCTCAGACTATACCGTATTCACTCATGCCTTGATTTTTTCCTACATCCAGCTAAATCTCAGCCTTACATGCTCATGAGCTAACGGTGAAGATTGTTGCTTGAAAACATACTATAtttcaggcacctgaaatatagcaaGTTCCAATAAAACATTAAAAACATGGTTATAAGAATTAAAACTTTGAATAAAACACTGAACCCAAACTTTCCAAAAAATAAGACTTGAATTAATTCACAGATTCACGATAAGAGCATCCGTACCATAACAAGAGATTGTTGGATGCGCAATCAAGGTTTTGTCTGAAAAGGGATGGCCAATTTTGATTCTATTAAATGACAAGTGGCGCTTCTAATGCAAGCTTCCCACCATTGACCAACTATGTTAATCTAGGTATGTTGTACTTGCTCCGTCCtag
The nucleotide sequence above comes from Miscanthus floridulus cultivar M001 chromosome 18, ASM1932011v1, whole genome shotgun sequence. Encoded proteins:
- the LOC136521367 gene encoding peroxiredoxin Q, chloroplastic-like, with protein sequence MAFTPATAGCKPSLVLAPRASSRGSAARAQAALLCTPSTSAFRGLRAPASAAPAPRWRRSAASTGIVCGKVSKGSVPPNFTLKDQNGKPVSLNKFKGKPVVVYFYPADETPGCTKQACAFRDSYEKFKKAGAEVIGISGDDAASHKAFAQKYRLPFTLLSDEGNRVRKEWGVPADLFGTLPGRQTYVLDKQGVVQYIYNNQFQPEKHIGETLKILQSL